The genomic interval TGGAGGGCGAGGTTCCCGCCGAGCTGTTGGGTGCGGGTTCGGCTCACCCGAAGGTTCGCCCTCCAAAAGATTTCTGTCGGACATATCGAACACCCCCTGTTCCGGTTGACTCCGTCCATGCATCAGGTATACAATAGTATACGTGATGCGTTATCTGCAGGTTCAGGAAATACGCTGCAAACACCTGTTGCACCGGACGGGTGCGTCTTTCGCGGAATGGACGCTCAACCCGTACATTGGGTGCGGGTTCGGGTGCTCGTATTGCTACGTACCGGTGTTGCGGGCGAAGCGTGGTCAGGAGGAGATAGGAGCGTGGGGCAGCTGGGTGCAGGTGAAGGTGAATGCGCCTGATGTGGTGCGACGTGAGATGCTGGACATGCCGCGCGACGCACACATCCTGATTGGCAGCGCGACCGATGCCTGGCAGCCCATAGAGAAGCGCTATCGGGTATCGCGCGGGGTGCTGTACGAGCTGAGCTTTTATCCGAATCGGGTAACCATCTTCACCCGGTCTCCCCTGCTTATCCGTGACATCGACCTGCTGAGGCGCTTCGAAAACATCTCTGTGCACATCTCCGTGCCCACAGTAGACGAACAGGTGCACCGTATCTTTGAGCCGCACGCGCCCGCTGTGGCAGGGCGGATAGAATTGACGCGCTGTTTACTGAAGGCGGGCATACGCACCACCTGGGCGTGGTGTCCGTTTCTGCCGGGCGTCGAGAACACCCCGGTGCAGGTGAGGCAATATGTGCGCGCCGCCGTGCAGGCAGGTGTGCGTGAAATCTGGGTGGGCAGGATGAACTACTGGAGCTTTCTGCAGGAACGATACAAAGCGCTGTTACGCCGTTACCGGGCACAGGTGGGGTGGGCACCACGCCTGCTGGTCAGAGAGGAGCTGGAACAGCTGGTACGCGAGGAGTGCGCAAAAGAGGGCATCCTCTGCAGGATATGATGCAGGGGCAACCACGAGGGTTGCCCCCATCCACTCAAACTAGAAGCTCTCAGCAGGAACAGCCAGCATGGTGTCGGTTACCAGCAGACCCGTCTCCGCCACCGCGCGCAGGAAGCGGTTTGCGGTCGCCTGGTCTGGTGCAGACCACACGGTCACCAGGTCATATTGCCCGTAGGTAATCATCGCCACCTGAATCTGGATACCGTGCTGGGAAGCCAGGGTGTTGAGCTGCCCCAGACCACCACCGAACAGCTCCTTCGCCCGTCCCGGCGCTGCTTTCGCGAGCGTCACAAACTGCATGGTTGCCACCTCCCTCACTGGAGATTTTGTATCGTGCTTCAGGGGGACCTCCCCTGTTAGCCTGTGCCGGTCAGTACCTTCGTCGCCTGCTTCAGACTGCGTTTTGCCAGGTCGCTGATTCGGTTTGCAGCGAAGCCGAACACTGCGCTGTACAGTGTGTTCTGTAGAGGTTCGATCCACTTCGCCGGCAGTGCCTTCGCGCCGAACGCCGCTCCCCAGATACTTCCTGCCGTTGCGCCGTTGCAGTCGGTATCCATTCCCTGCATCACCGAGATGGTAATCACCTTCTCAAAGTCGGGCCATCCCCACAGCAGAGCGTTCAGCACGATGGCGTCGTTGTTCACCGTGTGCACGGGATGGTACTTGCCGTAATATCGATTCAAGAGGCGTTCCAGAGCCTCCTGCCAGCTGCGGCACTCTTTTCGCCACCGCAGGCAATCGCGAATCATCTCCGCTTCGCGGCTCTGAGCGGGTATCTCTGCCGCACCTGCCCGGATAATCTCCACCACATCCTGCGTGGCAAACGCAGCGGCAATCATTGCCGCGACAAACATCTCGCCGTAGATGCCGTTCTTCACATGCGACAGCGCGGCATCCCGATAGGCAAACTCCGCCGCCTTTTCGGGATAACCCGGCGCGACGTAACCCCAGAAATCCGCCCGAATGCGTGCGCCAATCCACTCGCGATACGGGTTCAGGTGTATCGGAACCTCCTCCAGAGGCAACTCGTTGACCAGATTGATGTACGCCTGTCGCTCCGCCGTATAGGTCTGGTAGGCAGGAAGCAGGTGCAGCCAGGCATTTCCCACATCGCGCGTGGTGAAGTCTGCGCCATGCCTCTCGAAAATGTGCAGCCCGAGCACCGTATAATCGGTATCGTCATCCCGCTCGCCGGCGTGGATATGCCCGATGGTGCACCAGGTGTACGGCTGTGGCACGCCTTCGGGTGGAGTGCGTGTCTCTGCTGGCAGATAGTCGGTCATGGGATAGGCGTCGGCTCCCTCCAGATACTGGCGGATACGCTCGTGACTCCAGCCTTCCACCGGCTTGCCCAGCATACACCCCGCGACACGCCCCAGCCACGCGCCGTGCAGCCTGTCCAGCAAATCCTCCTCGCAGATGACCATTTTGAAGCGACGCACGCCCTCATCGCGTGAGTGCCGGATGCCCTGCAGGTCGCTGGGTTCCCTGTAGGGAAAATCCTCGCGGATGGGCAGAGTCATCAGGTCGCGGTAAAGGTCCCACAGCTCCTCCGCACTGCGCGCTTCCTGCCAGCGATCGACAAAGCCGGCGGTATCCGCACCCTCTTCGCCACGCTGGATGATTTCGTCGTGCAGCAGCGCACGCAATGTTTCCACAGATGGCATCGCTGGATCTCCTTCTGAACGAATCATGCACGCAGTTTCCTTCGCCGAGAGGCACAGACCTTCCTGTTGCGCTGGGTGCAGGAAAGATGCGGCTACATCGGGCGTTGTAGAGACGCCCAGACAGCCTGACCCACCATGTCAATGGCAGGACATTCTCAGGCGCAAGCGTCACCCTGCGGGCTAGCAATGATGTCTCAGGGCAGGCAATCTCCTCACAAATGGTCAGACTGGTGAGTCAGCGAAGCCGCGGGGTGCCTCTCTTCGTGTTCCAGATGGTACGACAGCACCGCCAGCTCTTGCAAGAAGGAGACGTTGCGCACCACCACATGCGGAGGAACGCGCAGGATAGTGGGCGCGAAGTTGAGGATAGCCGTCACCCCAGCATCTACCAGAAGGTCCGTGACCTCCTGCGC from Bacillota bacterium carries:
- a CDS encoding radical SAM protein, which codes for MRYLQVQEIRCKHLLHRTGASFAEWTLNPYIGCGFGCSYCYVPVLRAKRGQEEIGAWGSWVQVKVNAPDVVRREMLDMPRDAHILIGSATDAWQPIEKRYRVSRGVLYELSFYPNRVTIFTRSPLLIRDIDLLRRFENISVHISVPTVDEQVHRIFEPHAPAVAGRIELTRCLLKAGIRTTWAWCPFLPGVENTPVQVRQYVRAAVQAGVREIWVGRMNYWSFLQERYKALLRRYRAQVGWAPRLLVREELEQLVREECAKEGILCRI
- a CDS encoding GYD domain-containing protein translates to MQFVTLAKAAPGRAKELFGGGLGQLNTLASQHGIQIQVAMITYGQYDLVTVWSAPDQATANRFLRAVAETGLLVTDTMLAVPAESF
- a CDS encoding ADP-ribosylglycohydrolase family protein; the protein is MPSVETLRALLHDEIIQRGEEGADTAGFVDRWQEARSAEELWDLYRDLMTLPIREDFPYREPSDLQGIRHSRDEGVRRFKMVICEEDLLDRLHGAWLGRVAGCMLGKPVEGWSHERIRQYLEGADAYPMTDYLPAETRTPPEGVPQPYTWCTIGHIHAGERDDDTDYTVLGLHIFERHGADFTTRDVGNAWLHLLPAYQTYTAERQAYINLVNELPLEEVPIHLNPYREWIGARIRADFWGYVAPGYPEKAAEFAYRDAALSHVKNGIYGEMFVAAMIAAAFATQDVVEIIRAGAAEIPAQSREAEMIRDCLRWRKECRSWQEALERLLNRYYGKYHPVHTVNNDAIVLNALLWGWPDFEKVITISVMQGMDTDCNGATAGSIWGAAFGAKALPAKWIEPLQNTLYSAVFGFAANRISDLAKRSLKQATKVLTGTG